Proteins from a single region of Nitrospira sp. CR1.1:
- a CDS encoding ImmA/IrrE family metallo-endopeptidase: MIADDPEALLKALHVTDPRDIDIEAIAQYCGATVIYERLVGCEGRIIGHGNRAIITVDQRATTSRKRFSAAHELGHWMKHRGKVALVCDHEQLMCQWEGRDRESVANRYAAGLLLPQYLFQPLLKDKPLTLETVRGLAEQFETSITATAMRLVQLTDRPAALICASEHGRAWFELSPSAKAAQCWPRRTLPVDSGAAAILKRDEEPMGPRKVPATVWFGGNNASITDVVEDTVRITAHLALSLVVWTSSCAR; the protein is encoded by the coding sequence ATGATTGCTGACGATCCAGAGGCGCTGCTGAAAGCGTTACACGTTACCGATCCTCGTGACATCGATATCGAAGCCATTGCGCAATACTGCGGCGCCACAGTGATCTACGAACGGCTTGTTGGGTGTGAAGGACGGATTATCGGTCACGGCAATCGCGCAATTATCACAGTGGACCAACGGGCGACCACGTCAAGAAAGAGATTTTCGGCCGCTCATGAATTGGGCCATTGGATGAAGCATCGCGGCAAAGTTGCCCTCGTTTGCGATCATGAACAGCTGATGTGTCAGTGGGAAGGACGTGATAGAGAAAGCGTGGCCAATCGCTATGCAGCTGGATTGCTCCTGCCACAGTATTTGTTTCAGCCGCTTTTGAAAGACAAGCCTCTCACCTTAGAAACGGTTCGAGGGTTGGCGGAACAATTTGAAACCAGTATCACTGCGACTGCCATGCGTTTAGTCCAACTGACAGATCGTCCCGCCGCGCTGATTTGTGCAAGTGAGCACGGTCGAGCCTGGTTTGAGCTCAGTCCCAGTGCCAAAGCGGCGCAATGTTGGCCGCGACGTACCCTTCCGGTTGATTCCGGAGCGGCGGCTATTCTCAAGCGTGATGAGGAGCCGATGGGGCCCAGAAAGGTACCTGCCACGGTCTGGTTTGGTGGAAACAATGCGTCCATCACGGATGTCGTCGAAGACACGGTGAGAATCACTGCTCACCTTGCCCTTAGTTTGGTTGTTTGGACCTCGTCTTGCGCAAGATAA
- a CDS encoding ImmA/IrrE family metallo-endopeptidase produces the protein MKARSFVRSFPHLMFPVSMELYVEAIGAVLHDEMDIPHNESGHSLPIKGKWHIIVNKGHLEERQRFTICHELGHIYLDLPNEHAGKSDSQRYTKRSQSEVLCDIFAAEILLPADHFRPLVNDAEIGFDAVIALGKQFKASLTATGSRFSALNANPCTFVLSEHGIVRYATRSPSLREMGAWVQTGYPVPPSSLAAQGAQLVQDGPCEVDPTEWFEDWTRGGTLYEESRYLPEWDRMLSLLWLEEDSLSARGSTASEEAEDSDPYCRELDGTLPWPDRTKER, from the coding sequence ATGAAAGCCCGTAGCTTTGTACGGAGCTTTCCCCATCTTATGTTTCCTGTTTCAATGGAGCTGTATGTGGAGGCAATTGGCGCCGTCCTTCACGATGAGATGGATATTCCTCATAACGAGTCCGGCCACTCCCTACCTATCAAAGGCAAGTGGCACATCATTGTGAACAAGGGGCATCTCGAAGAGCGGCAACGCTTTACGATTTGTCATGAACTTGGACATATTTATCTCGATCTTCCCAACGAACACGCCGGCAAGAGTGACTCACAACGTTATACGAAGCGTTCCCAAAGCGAAGTGCTCTGCGACATTTTTGCCGCTGAAATCCTATTGCCCGCTGATCATTTCAGGCCACTCGTCAATGATGCTGAAATCGGGTTTGATGCAGTGATCGCGTTGGGGAAACAGTTTAAGGCTTCCCTAACAGCAACTGGATCACGATTTTCGGCTCTGAATGCCAATCCATGCACCTTTGTATTGTCTGAACACGGAATCGTTCGGTATGCCACCCGTTCCCCTTCCCTGAGAGAAATGGGTGCCTGGGTTCAAACTGGATATCCTGTTCCGCCTTCATCGCTGGCAGCGCAAGGAGCCCAGCTTGTTCAGGACGGTCCTTGCGAGGTTGATCCGACAGAATGGTTTGAAGACTGGACTCGAGGGGGAACCCTCTATGAGGAGTCACGGTATCTGCCTGAATGGGATCGAATGTTGTCGTTGCTCTGGTTGGAGGAAGATTCTCTGTCTGCGAGAGGAAGTACAGCGAGCGAGGAAGCTGAAGATAGTGACCCGTACTGTCGAGAATTAGATGGTACGCTTCCCTGGCCAGACAGAACGAAGGAAAGATAA
- a CDS encoding patatin-like phospholipase family protein, whose translation MVFHLGVIRLLAERHLLENVERISTVSGGSLLVGLMFQANQYQWPSSDYFIEVVYPTLRESLCKTSFQWGAVRQLLNPVNVPFLLSRANLLALAIKQEWQIDIKLSELPSKPEWSINATTAENGKRFRFKQSDIGDYQLGYAHPGNFLLANAMAVSAAFPGGFGPLQLDATRFEWQKREWNAPKGTEQSVDIGYKVLHLYDGGIYDNLGLEPFFDAGRSKAKHPGNAIIVSDAGRPLPSGFDFLALNPFRLQRVADIMSDQSHALRVRTFSRYLQESPGRGAFMYIGTPIEATLPCKSATYASNFPTTLRRIDWREFDLLANHGYQVAKQVEQAYGLYDHSETRENR comes from the coding sequence ATGGTGTTCCATCTTGGAGTCATACGACTGCTCGCAGAGCGTCACTTGCTCGAGAACGTCGAGCGGATCTCTACGGTATCAGGGGGGAGCTTGCTTGTGGGGCTTATGTTCCAAGCTAACCAGTATCAATGGCCATCCTCAGACTACTTTATTGAAGTGGTGTACCCAACTCTTCGTGAGTCACTGTGCAAAACAAGTTTTCAGTGGGGGGCAGTCAGGCAACTTCTCAACCCTGTAAACGTGCCGTTTCTCCTTTCTCGGGCAAACCTATTGGCGTTAGCGATCAAACAAGAATGGCAGATCGACATCAAGCTATCCGAATTGCCGAGTAAACCCGAATGGTCCATTAATGCGACAACAGCGGAGAATGGAAAACGTTTTCGGTTCAAGCAAAGCGATATTGGAGACTATCAACTCGGCTATGCTCATCCTGGAAACTTTCTTCTTGCGAATGCGATGGCAGTCTCGGCAGCGTTTCCCGGAGGGTTCGGGCCGCTACAGTTGGACGCCACCCGCTTTGAGTGGCAAAAACGAGAGTGGAATGCGCCCAAGGGCACTGAGCAGTCCGTCGATATCGGCTACAAAGTTCTACATCTATACGACGGGGGCATCTATGACAATCTTGGATTGGAACCATTTTTTGATGCAGGACGCAGCAAGGCTAAGCACCCAGGGAACGCGATAATCGTCTCTGACGCTGGACGACCCTTGCCATCCGGCTTCGATTTCCTTGCGCTGAATCCGTTTCGACTTCAGCGTGTCGCCGACATCATGTCAGACCAGTCTCACGCCTTACGTGTTCGGACCTTCTCACGCTATCTCCAGGAAAGTCCCGGACGGGGCGCGTTCATGTACATTGGGACGCCTATCGAAGCCACATTACCTTGCAAGTCAGCGACATACGCCTCAAACTTTCCTACAACATTGCGCCGAATTGATTGGAGGGAGTTTGACTTACTCGCGAACCATGGATATCAGGTCGCCAAACAAGTTGAGCAAGCCTATGGCTTATACGACCACTCAGAAACGAGAGAGAACCGATGA
- a CDS encoding helix-turn-helix domain-containing protein: protein MPIGFGGLLGRLRTEKGLSFRQLGQLADLDHAYVHRLETGEKADPSDDTVDSLIRALRPGERKARILKFLVQQPVDEDLLNYALENVNVSIEDFESAARMRSRGRPIGREAWGRVLEQIRKIRETMEGG, encoded by the coding sequence ATGCCGATAGGGTTTGGTGGATTGCTTGGGCGCCTCAGGACCGAAAAGGGCCTGTCGTTTCGACAATTGGGTCAACTAGCCGATCTCGACCATGCCTATGTGCACCGGCTGGAGACAGGGGAAAAGGCTGATCCCTCGGATGACACCGTGGATAGCTTGATACGGGCTCTGCGACCGGGAGAACGCAAAGCAAGAATCTTGAAGTTCCTGGTACAGCAGCCTGTCGACGAAGATCTCCTCAACTATGCTTTGGAAAACGTGAATGTTTCTATCGAGGACTTTGAATCCGCTGCTCGGATGAGATCGCGTGGCCGGCCAATAGGAAGGGAAGCCTGGGGAAGAGTGCTCGAACAGATCCGTAAGATTAGGGAGACTATGGAAGGTGGATGA
- a CDS encoding DUF2188 domain-containing protein: MGKNDRYVVKHEHGWAVKKPGAERASSIHSTQHEAERSAKNTVANLGGGEVRIQGRDGQWRDSDTVPPGNDPMPPRDRKH, from the coding sequence ATGGGGAAAAATGATCGATACGTTGTTAAGCATGAACATGGATGGGCGGTAAAAAAACCGGGCGCTGAACGGGCGAGCAGCATTCACAGCACGCAGCACGAGGCTGAACGATCGGCAAAAAACACCGTTGCAAACCTCGGCGGGGGAGAAGTGAGGATTCAAGGACGCGACGGGCAATGGAGAGATTCAGATACTGTGCCACCCGGCAATGATCCCATGCCGCCGCGCGATCGCAAACACTGA